One genomic region from Saprospiraceae bacterium encodes:
- a CDS encoding gluconate 2-dehydrogenase subunit 3 family protein, whose translation MNRREYIKYTTGLLGYAVSSTAVLQLMASCNNQPGLEWKPVFFSLAQASLITEVAGTILPETQTPGAISLGIPQLVDRLFAELLSADDKKSFLEGMSTFEEDCIKKYGRGFQSLDKAQKEQYLIDQDKNAPKFPISMWGINLDPHPQPITFYRRLKSMVLMGYYTSEKISKEVLVYAPVPGDYIGCVPIGARNSYAD comes from the coding sequence ATGAATCGCAGAGAATATATCAAATACACGACGGGACTTTTGGGTTATGCTGTATCCTCTACAGCAGTACTTCAATTAATGGCATCCTGCAATAACCAACCGGGGCTTGAGTGGAAACCGGTTTTTTTTAGTCTAGCACAAGCCTCGCTGATCACAGAAGTGGCTGGCACTATCCTGCCTGAGACCCAGACACCGGGAGCGATTTCTTTGGGTATTCCACAATTGGTGGATCGATTGTTTGCAGAGTTGTTATCAGCGGACGACAAAAAAAGTTTCCTGGAAGGAATGTCCACTTTTGAAGAAGATTGTATCAAAAAATATGGTAGGGGCTTTCAATCGCTGGATAAAGCACAAAAAGAGCAGTACTTAATCGACCAGGATAAAAACGCTCCAAAATTTCCCATCTCGATGTGGGGTATCAATCTCGATCCGCACCCTCAACCAATCACTTTTTACAGGCGACTCAAAAGTATGGTGTTGATGGGATATTACACTTCAGAAAAAATAAGTAAAGAGGTATTGGTATATGCGCCGGTACCTGGTGATTATATTGGTTGTGTGCCGATCGGTGCTCGTAATAGTTATGCTGATTGA
- a CDS encoding GMC family oxidoreductase, with amino-acid sequence MQGLQIIDKTANRFDAIVIGSGMSGGWAAKELCEQGFKTLVLEKGRLVNHVRDYPTMNQEPWQMDHRGGLTPDQVSRQHIQIRSGFVGESGHHFFTDDIDNPYQEDRRFDWIRGNQTGGRSLTWGRHTYRWSDLDFSANAREGIAIDWPVRYQELAPWYSYVEKFIGICGEKLGLAHVPDGEFLKPFDLNCLEQEFKKKVAQKLDGRIVTIGRVAHLTEPQPWHLALGRGKCQTRNKCSRGCPFGAYFSSNAATLPAANLTGNLSVRPDSIVHSLLFDQKTQQVTGVRVIDSTDHTEHEYFAKIVFMCASAPASAQIMLHSVSDRFPDGLGNDSGELGHNIMDHHYHVGAMGEYEGLEDQYYTGKRPTGIYIPKYVNLDPKSNHSDFLRGFGYQGDSGRAGWGRGNDLPEVGADFKESLFKPGGWKMSLMGFGEVLPDHKNRMYLSKDRVDKWGIPQIVFDASHGENEMKMRGKIKTDAMEMLEISGFKNIIGFDHIGGLGNGVHEMGTARMGHDPKSSVLNKWNQVHAVKNLYVTDGSFMVSSNCVNPSLTYMAFTARAVDHVVKEIKKGNL; translated from the coding sequence ATGCAGGGATTACAAATCATAGACAAGACAGCCAATCGCTTTGACGCTATCGTCATCGGATCAGGCATGAGTGGTGGTTGGGCCGCAAAAGAATTGTGCGAACAAGGGTTCAAGACCCTGGTACTCGAAAAAGGCCGGCTCGTCAATCACGTAAGAGATTACCCTACGATGAATCAGGAACCCTGGCAAATGGACCATCGTGGGGGCCTGACTCCGGACCAGGTTAGCCGTCAGCATATTCAGATCCGAAGTGGTTTTGTAGGAGAAAGTGGTCACCATTTTTTCACCGATGATATCGATAATCCCTACCAGGAAGACCGTCGGTTTGATTGGATACGAGGCAATCAGACAGGGGGTAGATCGCTCACCTGGGGCAGACATACCTATCGATGGAGTGATCTTGACTTTAGTGCCAATGCCAGGGAAGGAATAGCCATAGACTGGCCGGTGCGATACCAGGAGCTAGCTCCTTGGTACAGTTATGTTGAAAAATTCATAGGCATTTGTGGAGAAAAGCTTGGTTTGGCCCATGTGCCCGATGGTGAGTTTTTAAAACCTTTTGATCTCAACTGTTTAGAGCAGGAGTTTAAGAAAAAAGTAGCTCAAAAATTGGATGGAAGGATCGTCACGATAGGCCGGGTAGCTCATCTGACTGAGCCGCAACCCTGGCACCTGGCATTGGGTAGAGGTAAATGTCAGACACGCAATAAGTGTTCAAGGGGTTGTCCTTTTGGAGCATATTTTAGCAGTAATGCCGCTACCCTACCTGCCGCCAACCTGACCGGCAATCTTTCAGTCCGTCCTGACTCGATCGTTCATTCCCTCCTATTTGATCAAAAAACACAGCAGGTCACCGGCGTAAGAGTCATAGACAGCACTGATCATACCGAACACGAATATTTTGCCAAAATTGTATTTATGTGTGCCTCTGCGCCTGCTTCGGCCCAGATCATGCTTCACTCCGTATCCGATCGATTTCCCGATGGACTGGGCAATGACAGTGGTGAGCTGGGCCATAATATCATGGATCACCATTATCATGTTGGAGCGATGGGTGAGTATGAAGGACTGGAAGATCAATACTATACAGGCAAAAGACCAACCGGCATCTATATCCCTAAATATGTCAACTTAGACCCAAAATCCAACCATTCGGATTTTTTGCGTGGCTTTGGCTACCAGGGTGATTCTGGCAGAGCTGGATGGGGTCGCGGAAATGACTTGCCGGAAGTCGGTGCTGATTTTAAGGAAAGTTTATTTAAACCAGGAGGCTGGAAAATGAGCCTGATGGGCTTTGGCGAAGTATTGCCAGATCATAAAAATCGTATGTATCTGAGTAAGGACAGAGTGGATAAATGGGGCATCCCTCAAATCGTCTTTGATGCTTCCCATGGAGAAAACGAAATGAAGATGCGTGGTAAAATCAAAACCGATGCCATGGAAATGTTAGAGATATCCGGATTTAAAAATATTATCGGTTTTGATCACATTGGGGGCCTGGGCAATGGAGTGCATGAGATGGGCACGGCCAGGATGGGACATGATCCTAAGTCCTCGGTATTGAATAAATGGAACCAGGTGCATGCTGTCAAAAACCTGTATGTCACAGACGGATCATTTATGGTGTCGTCTAACTGTGTCAATCCTTCCTTAACATATATGGCCTTTACTGCGCGCGCAGTGGATCATGTTGTAAAGGAGATCAAAAAGGGTAACTTATAA